From one Streptomyces sp. CA-210063 genomic stretch:
- a CDS encoding LLM class flavin-dependent oxidoreductase, whose product MPPTPRPRFGIMTAPMQVDYHDVLRVWREADAIPEIEHAWLFDHLMPIGGDPAGPIYEGWTLLSALAALTRRLRLGVMVSSNRFRPPAMLAKIATTVDVVSGGRLDFGIGVGSRPSPPEAHREYPAHGLPFHDTAHAVESLAEACTVIRRLWTEDEPFDFHGTHHRLTGAFGNPKPVQRPHPPILIGGRASATLRVAAEHADLWNIPGGDLDDVVRRSALLDRYCAEIGRDPAAITRSIHLPVSYEHPGATRAAIADALAAGFHHIVLGLPAHYPADVARWLTDEIITRSGPDAHAGAAS is encoded by the coding sequence ATGCCACCCACCCCCCGGCCCCGCTTCGGGATCATGACCGCCCCCATGCAGGTCGACTACCACGACGTCCTACGGGTCTGGCGCGAGGCGGACGCGATCCCGGAGATCGAGCACGCCTGGCTGTTCGACCACCTCATGCCGATCGGCGGCGACCCGGCCGGTCCCATCTACGAGGGCTGGACGCTGCTCTCGGCCCTGGCCGCCCTGACCCGGCGACTGCGGCTCGGCGTCATGGTGAGCAGCAACCGCTTCCGGCCGCCCGCGATGCTGGCCAAGATCGCCACGACCGTCGACGTCGTCTCCGGCGGCCGGCTCGACTTCGGGATCGGTGTCGGCTCACGCCCCAGCCCTCCGGAGGCCCATCGCGAGTACCCGGCCCACGGTCTGCCCTTCCACGACACCGCCCACGCCGTGGAGAGCCTCGCCGAAGCCTGCACGGTGATCCGGCGGCTGTGGACCGAGGACGAGCCGTTCGACTTCCACGGCACCCACCACCGCCTCACCGGAGCCTTCGGCAACCCCAAACCCGTCCAGCGACCCCACCCGCCGATCCTCATCGGCGGCCGCGCCTCCGCGACGCTCCGCGTGGCCGCCGAACACGCCGACCTGTGGAACATCCCGGGCGGCGACCTCGACGACGTCGTCCGCCGCAGCGCCCTCCTGGACCGGTACTGCGCCGAGATCGGCCGCGACCCCGCCGCGATCACCCGCTCGATCCACCTGCCCGTCTCCTACGAGCACCCCGGCGCCACCCGCGCCGCGATCGCCGACGCCCTCGCCGCCGGCTTCCACCACATCGTCCTCGGCCTGCCCGCGCACTACCCCGCCGATGTCGCCCGGTGGCTCACCGACGAGATCATCACGAGGTCGGGACCTGATGCTCATGCGGGGGCCGCGTCATAG
- a CDS encoding aldo/keto reductase, which yields MQYRTLGRTGVQVSSLALGAMNFGSIGRTTQEEATALVDAAVEAGINLIDTADMYGDGESEEMVGKAVAGRRDDIVLATKAGMPMGDERNHRGGSRRWLVTALDDSLRRLGVDHVDLYQIHRWDPATSDEETLSALTDLQRAGKIRYFGSSTFPAHRIVRAQWAAHEHHLSRYVTEQPSYSILQRGIEAHVLPVTEEFGLGVLVWSPLASGWLSGAVREGREVTTSRSAFMPAHFDTTLPFNRARLDAVEQLAKVADEAGLTMIQLALGFVTAHPAVTSALIGPRTPDHLRAQLAAADTVLPADVLDAIDAIVAPGTDLAPHEKYDTPPALLDPSLRRR from the coding sequence ATGCAGTACCGCACCTTGGGCCGCACCGGTGTGCAGGTCAGCTCGCTCGCGCTCGGCGCGATGAACTTCGGCAGCATCGGACGCACCACCCAGGAGGAGGCCACCGCCCTCGTCGACGCCGCCGTGGAGGCGGGGATCAACCTCATCGACACCGCCGACATGTACGGCGACGGCGAGTCGGAGGAGATGGTCGGCAAGGCCGTCGCAGGGCGCCGCGACGACATCGTGCTGGCCACGAAGGCGGGCATGCCGATGGGCGACGAGCGCAACCACCGGGGCGGTTCGCGCCGCTGGCTGGTCACCGCGCTGGACGACAGCCTGCGCCGGCTCGGCGTCGACCACGTCGACCTCTACCAGATCCACCGCTGGGACCCGGCCACCAGTGACGAGGAGACCCTGTCGGCCCTCACCGACCTCCAACGCGCGGGAAAGATCCGCTACTTCGGCTCCTCCACGTTCCCCGCCCACCGCATCGTGCGGGCCCAGTGGGCCGCCCACGAGCACCACCTGAGCCGCTACGTCACCGAACAGCCCAGCTACTCGATCCTGCAGCGCGGCATCGAGGCCCATGTGCTGCCCGTGACCGAGGAGTTCGGGCTCGGCGTACTGGTGTGGAGCCCGCTGGCCTCGGGCTGGCTGTCGGGCGCGGTCCGCGAGGGCCGGGAGGTCACCACCAGCCGCTCGGCGTTCATGCCGGCACATTTCGACACCACCCTGCCCTTCAACCGCGCCCGGCTCGACGCCGTCGAGCAGCTGGCGAAGGTCGCGGACGAGGCCGGCCTGACCATGATCCAGCTCGCCCTCGGATTCGTGACCGCGCATCCCGCCGTGACCAGCGCGCTCATCGGCCCCCGCACGCCGGACCATCTGCGCGCGCAACTCGCCGCCGCCGACACCGTGCTCCCCGCCGACGTGCTCGACGCGATCGACGCCATCGTCGCCCCCGGCACCGACCTCGCCCCGCACGAGAAGTACGACACCCCGCCCGCGCTCCTCGACCCGTCACTGCGCCGCCGCTGA
- a CDS encoding TetR/AcrR family transcriptional regulator, with protein sequence MDDSGNGGGSGGAVAGQDARAARPKRADARRNQETLLDAAAAVFVESGVEAPVRDIAARAGVGTATIYRHFPTRADLIVAVYRHQVEACAEAGPALLAAGPTPYAALGSWIDLFVDFLVTKHGLAAVLQSDNAGFEALHAYFLDRLVPVCGHLLDAAAEAGEIHSDVGALQLMRGVGNLCIGAENNPQYDARRLVGLLIAGLRRR encoded by the coding sequence ATGGACGACAGCGGGAACGGCGGCGGGAGCGGTGGCGCGGTCGCGGGCCAGGACGCACGGGCGGCCAGGCCCAAGAGGGCGGACGCCCGGCGCAATCAGGAGACGCTGCTGGACGCGGCCGCAGCGGTCTTCGTCGAGTCGGGCGTGGAGGCGCCGGTGCGCGACATCGCGGCCAGGGCCGGCGTCGGTACGGCCACGATCTACCGCCACTTCCCGACGCGCGCGGATCTCATCGTCGCCGTCTACCGGCACCAGGTGGAGGCCTGCGCCGAGGCCGGCCCGGCCCTGCTGGCGGCCGGCCCCACCCCGTACGCCGCCCTGGGGAGCTGGATCGACCTCTTCGTCGACTTCCTCGTCACCAAGCACGGCCTCGCCGCCGTGCTCCAGTCCGACAACGCCGGCTTCGAGGCCCTCCACGCCTACTTCCTCGACCGGCTCGTGCCCGTGTGCGGCCACCTGCTCGACGCCGCGGCCGAGGCCGGCGAGATCCACTCCGACGTCGGCGCCCTCCAGCTCATGCGCGGCGTCGGAAACCTGTGCATCGGCGCCGAGAACAATCCCCAGTACGACGCCCGCCGACTGGTCGGACTCCTCATCGCGGGGCTGCGCCGCAGGTGA
- a CDS encoding cold-shock protein, whose product MASGTVKWFNAEKGFGFIEQEGGGPDVFAHYSNIATQGFRELQEGQKVTFDVTQGQKGPQAENIVPA is encoded by the coding sequence ATGGCATCTGGCACCGTGAAGTGGTTCAACGCGGAAAAGGGCTTCGGCTTCATCGAGCAGGAGGGTGGCGGCCCGGACGTGTTCGCCCACTACTCGAACATCGCCACCCAGGGCTTCCGCGAGCTTCAGGAGGGCCAGAAGGTGACCTTCGACGTTACGCAGGGCCAGAAGGGCCCGCAGGCCGAGAACATCGTTCCCGCCTGA
- a CDS encoding DEAD/DEAH box helicase, whose product MNRTARTNNSSASRARSQGSQGTGNQTTPSRSAKNGSSTNGSAKAASAKNGSARTTSAQNGSAKNGTAKNSSAKNSPAKNGTARNASAKNGRTRRGGGGGGRAAAAVGGEFALPVTVTPALPAVEAFADLELPARLLETLGAEGVTAPFPIQAATLPNSLAGRDVLGRGRTGSGKTLAFGLALLARTSGQRAEPRHPLALVLVPTRELAQQVTDALTPYAHALRLRLATVVGGLSIGRQASALRGGAEVVVATPGRLKDLIDRDDCRLDRVAITVLDEADQMADMGFMPQVTALLDQVRPDGQRLLFSATLDRNVDRLVRDYLHDPVVHSVDPSAGAVTTMDHHVLHVEDDDKHATTTEIAARDGRVIMFLDSKHGADRLAKKLLAVGVRAAALHGGKSQSQRNRALSQFKDGHITALVATNVAARGIHVDALDLVVNVDPPGDHKDYLHRGGRTARAGESGTVVTLVLPHQRREMTRLMADAGITPTTTRVRSGGADLNRITGAQAPSGVPVVLAPPVTEERPARPGSSSRGRRSRPSQSRRRAPAKGNGR is encoded by the coding sequence ATGAACCGCACGGCTCGTACGAACAACAGCTCCGCCTCCCGCGCCCGCTCGCAGGGCTCGCAGGGGACGGGCAACCAGACCACACCTTCCCGATCGGCCAAGAACGGTTCGTCCACCAACGGTTCGGCGAAGGCCGCTTCCGCCAAGAACGGCTCGGCGAGGACCACTTCCGCCCAGAACGGCTCGGCGAAGAACGGCACCGCCAAGAACAGCTCGGCCAAGAACAGCCCGGCGAAGAACGGCACCGCCAGGAACGCTTCGGCCAAGAACGGCCGGACCCGTCGTGGCGGTGGCGGTGGCGGCCGTGCCGCCGCGGCCGTCGGCGGTGAGTTCGCGCTGCCGGTCACCGTCACCCCCGCCCTGCCGGCCGTCGAGGCGTTCGCCGACCTCGAACTGCCCGCGCGGCTGCTGGAGACCCTCGGTGCCGAAGGGGTGACCGCCCCGTTCCCCATCCAGGCCGCGACGCTGCCGAACTCGCTCGCCGGCCGGGACGTCCTGGGCCGTGGTCGCACCGGCTCGGGCAAGACGCTCGCCTTCGGCCTCGCCCTGCTCGCCCGTACGTCGGGACAGCGGGCCGAACCCCGCCATCCGCTGGCCCTCGTCCTCGTACCCACCCGGGAACTGGCCCAGCAGGTCACCGACGCCCTCACCCCCTACGCCCACGCCCTGCGCCTGCGGCTCGCCACCGTCGTCGGCGGCCTGTCCATCGGACGTCAGGCGAGCGCGCTGCGCGGCGGCGCCGAGGTGGTCGTCGCGACGCCCGGACGGCTCAAGGACCTCATAGACCGCGACGACTGCCGGCTGGACCGGGTCGCGATCACCGTCCTGGACGAGGCCGACCAGATGGCCGACATGGGCTTCATGCCGCAGGTCACCGCCCTGCTCGACCAGGTCCGCCCCGACGGGCAGCGGCTGCTGTTCTCGGCCACCCTCGACCGCAACGTCGACCGGCTGGTCCGCGACTACCTCCACGACCCCGTCGTCCACTCGGTCGACCCGTCCGCGGGCGCCGTCACGACGATGGACCACCACGTGCTGCACGTCGAGGACGACGACAAGCACGCCACCACGACCGAGATCGCCGCCCGCGACGGCCGGGTGATCATGTTCCTGGACAGCAAGCACGGGGCGGACCGGCTGGCCAAGAAGCTGCTGGCCGTGGGCGTGCGCGCCGCCGCCCTGCACGGCGGCAAGTCGCAGTCCCAGCGCAACCGGGCCCTGTCCCAGTTCAAGGACGGTCACATCACGGCCCTGGTCGCCACCAACGTCGCGGCCCGCGGCATCCACGTCGACGCCCTCGACCTCGTCGTCAACGTCGACCCGCCCGGCGACCACAAGGACTATCTGCACCGGGGCGGCCGTACGGCCCGCGCCGGCGAGTCCGGCACCGTCGTCACCCTGGTCCTGCCGCACCAGCGCCGCGAGATGACCCGGCTGATGGCCGACGCCGGCATCACCCCGACGACCACCCGGGTCCGCTCGGGCGGCGCCGACCTGAACCGGATCACCGGCGCCCAGGCCCCGTCGGGTGTGCCCGTCGTCCTCGCGCCGCCGGTCACCGAGGAACGCCCCGCGCGCCCGGGCTCCTCTTCACGCGGACGCCGAAGCCGCCCCTCCCAGAGCCGCCGCCGCGCCCCCGCCAAGGGCAACGGCCGCTGA
- a CDS encoding tellurite resistance TerB family protein, whose protein sequence is MAMWDRIKDQAKGLQQAQGARGAGGHGRPGAGSMGPTGSSGSSGSRGGSKAQLVSALKSQLTSLKTELKSGAYRDASMAMCALVAAADGNVDPAERQHVESLILNNDVLQNFPADQLRQRFNKHVDQLSFNFQQGKTEAMQEIAKAAKKPTEARAVVQTGFVVAGADGFIAPAEEQVLREACAALGLSPQEFGL, encoded by the coding sequence ATGGCGATGTGGGATCGGATCAAGGACCAGGCCAAGGGTCTGCAGCAGGCGCAGGGAGCGCGGGGCGCCGGCGGACACGGGCGGCCGGGTGCGGGGTCCATGGGACCGACGGGGTCCTCGGGATCCTCGGGGTCCAGGGGCGGTTCGAAGGCCCAGCTGGTGAGCGCGCTCAAGTCCCAGCTCACCTCCCTCAAGACGGAGCTGAAGAGCGGGGCCTACCGGGACGCCAGCATGGCGATGTGCGCCCTGGTCGCCGCCGCCGACGGGAATGTCGACCCGGCCGAGCGGCAACATGTGGAGTCGCTGATCCTGAACAACGACGTCCTGCAGAACTTCCCGGCCGACCAGCTGCGGCAGCGCTTCAACAAGCACGTCGACCAGCTGTCCTTCAACTTCCAGCAGGGCAAGACCGAGGCCATGCAGGAGATCGCCAAGGCCGCGAAGAAGCCGACGGAGGCGCGGGCGGTCGTACAGACCGGCTTCGTGGTGGCGGGTGCGGACGGTTTCATCGCCCCGGCCGAGGAGCAGGTCCTGCGCGAGGCGTGCGCGGCACTCGGCCTGTCCCCCCAGGAGTTCGGCCTCTGA
- a CDS encoding FecCD family ABC transporter permease, with the protein MSGVVGRRVGWLVAALLLLSLAVLLSLAVGSRTIPPSAVWDALVHGGSGDDAQVVRALRVPRTVIGVLVGVALAVAGTVLQGITRNPIAEPGILGISQGASLGVVVAIAFLGVHTLTGYVWYAFAGAGVAAVCIYAVASGGRGGASPVKLALAGAAMNAFLASVVSAVLTTNARALDEFRFWDVGSISGRDATIAGQVWPFLLAGLLLVLAMARGLDALALGDDMARGLGRNVALLRATGALGATVLTGAAVAAAGPIAFVGLAVPHIARALVGPGHRMLLPMAALLGPVMLLLADVLGRIVVRPSEVPVAVMTALAGVPFLIALVRRKAVAAA; encoded by the coding sequence ATGTCGGGGGTCGTAGGACGCCGCGTCGGCTGGTTGGTGGCCGCCCTTCTCCTGTTGTCGCTGGCCGTGCTGCTCAGCCTCGCCGTGGGCAGCCGTACGATCCCGCCCTCGGCGGTGTGGGACGCGCTGGTGCACGGCGGCAGCGGCGACGACGCCCAGGTCGTACGGGCCCTGCGGGTGCCGCGGACGGTCATCGGTGTGCTCGTCGGCGTCGCGCTGGCCGTCGCCGGCACGGTCCTTCAGGGCATCACCCGTAACCCGATCGCCGAGCCCGGCATCCTCGGCATCAGCCAGGGCGCCTCGCTGGGCGTCGTCGTCGCCATCGCCTTCCTCGGCGTGCACACCCTGACCGGGTACGTCTGGTACGCCTTCGCGGGCGCCGGAGTCGCGGCGGTCTGTATCTACGCCGTCGCGAGCGGCGGGCGCGGCGGTGCGTCGCCGGTGAAGCTGGCGCTGGCCGGGGCGGCGATGAACGCGTTCCTCGCCTCCGTCGTCTCGGCGGTCCTCACCACCAACGCGCGGGCACTGGACGAGTTCCGGTTCTGGGACGTCGGTTCGATCAGCGGGCGGGACGCGACGATCGCCGGCCAGGTCTGGCCGTTCCTGCTCGCCGGTCTGCTGCTGGTGCTGGCCATGGCCCGCGGCCTCGACGCGCTCGCGCTGGGCGACGACATGGCCCGGGGGCTCGGCCGCAACGTCGCCCTGCTGCGGGCGACCGGCGCCCTGGGCGCGACCGTCCTCACGGGCGCCGCGGTCGCCGCGGCCGGCCCCATCGCCTTCGTCGGCCTGGCCGTACCGCACATCGCCCGCGCCCTCGTCGGCCCCGGTCACCGCATGCTCCTGCCGATGGCCGCGCTGCTCGGCCCGGTGATGCTGCTCCTCGCGGACGTCCTCGGGCGGATCGTCGTACGGCCCTCGGAGGTACCGGTGGCCGTCATGACCGCGCTGGCGGGTGTGCCGTTCCTGATCGCGCTGGTGCGCAGGAAGGCGGTGGCGGCGGCATGA
- a CDS encoding FecCD family ABC transporter permease, whose amino-acid sequence MTYVDEPDPVVIEPRASLSVRPAGHAVVRAGRGSSFLVHRRALVVAVVLGVLLAAAVVVSLCVGESFVSPAEVVRVLVGLPSPDELVVGTLRLPRLVTGLLVGIAFGLSGALIQTMARNPLASPDVIGVTHGAGAATVAAMTFGLTSYAVLPYVSVVGGLLAALLVYVLAWRGGLSASRFVLVGIGISVALGSLTRLLVTKGDYLVAQQAKTWLTGSLNGRGYDQAAPLATVLLLLVPFLLWAARAQRSAAFDDDTATALGLRLGRVRIGLSVLGVVLASVATGAAGPVDFVALLAPQIARRLTRTPHTPLVCSALTGALIVVVADVLARKLLSPLELPVGVFTALVGAPYLMWLIIRTRGTHSGGTA is encoded by the coding sequence ATGACGTACGTCGACGAACCGGACCCTGTGGTCATCGAGCCGCGCGCGTCCCTCTCCGTCAGGCCCGCCGGGCACGCCGTCGTGCGGGCCGGGCGGGGGAGCAGTTTCCTGGTGCACCGTCGGGCCCTCGTGGTGGCGGTCGTGCTCGGCGTGCTGCTCGCGGCCGCCGTGGTCGTGTCGCTGTGCGTCGGGGAGTCCTTCGTCTCGCCCGCCGAGGTCGTGCGCGTGCTGGTCGGGCTGCCCAGCCCGGACGAACTGGTCGTGGGCACGCTGCGGTTGCCGCGGCTGGTGACCGGGCTGCTGGTGGGGATCGCGTTCGGGCTGTCCGGGGCGCTGATCCAGACGATGGCCCGCAATCCCCTCGCCAGCCCCGACGTCATCGGGGTGACGCACGGCGCGGGCGCGGCGACGGTCGCCGCGATGACCTTCGGCCTCACCTCGTACGCCGTCCTGCCGTACGTGTCCGTCGTGGGCGGACTGCTGGCCGCGCTCCTCGTCTATGTACTCGCCTGGCGGGGCGGGCTCAGCGCCTCCCGTTTCGTGCTCGTCGGCATCGGCATCTCGGTGGCGCTCGGCTCCCTGACCCGGCTGCTGGTGACCAAGGGCGACTATCTCGTCGCCCAGCAGGCGAAGACCTGGCTCACCGGGTCGCTCAACGGCCGCGGCTACGACCAGGCCGCACCGCTCGCGACGGTCCTGCTGCTGCTCGTACCGTTCCTGCTGTGGGCGGCCCGCGCGCAGCGGAGCGCGGCGTTCGACGACGACACGGCCACCGCGCTCGGACTCCGGCTCGGCCGGGTGCGGATCGGGCTGAGCGTGCTCGGGGTCGTCCTCGCGTCCGTCGCGACCGGGGCCGCCGGTCCCGTCGACTTCGTGGCGCTGCTCGCCCCGCAGATCGCCCGGCGGCTGACCCGCACCCCGCACACTCCGCTGGTGTGCTCGGCGTTGACGGGCGCGCTGATCGTGGTCGTCGCGGACGTACTGGCCCGCAAACTGCTCTCGCCACTGGAACTGCCGGTCGGCGTGTTCACCGCCCTGGTGGGCGCCCCCTATCTGATGTGGCTGATCATCCGCACCCGCGGCACCCACTCCGGAGGAACCGCGTGA
- a CDS encoding ABC transporter ATP-binding protein produces the protein MTTDHNRVEASGHAERQPAQERGEPRDQPQPTRGRRTTRDGDAAAPDNRLAARGLTLAYEDRTVVEDLDLEVPDGKVTVIVGPNACGKSTLLRALGRLLKPRRGAVLLDGAELAHVPTRRIAQVIGLLPQTPVPPEGITVADLVSRGRQPHQKWWRQWSEADETAVAHALERTGTTDLAERPVDELSGGQRQRVWIAMALAQDTDLLLLDEPTTYLDIAHQVEVLDLVRQLNHERGRTVVAVLHDLNQAARYADHLIAMRAGRIVAQGPPADIVTADLVQDVFGLASVVVPDPVTGGPLVVPGPPGVRRHTLQDVPAHRKPIK, from the coding sequence GTGACCACCGACCACAACAGAGTCGAAGCTTCCGGCCACGCCGAACGGCAGCCGGCCCAGGAGCGCGGGGAACCGCGCGACCAGCCACAGCCGACCCGGGGTCGCCGCACCACCCGCGACGGCGACGCCGCCGCGCCCGACAACCGTCTCGCCGCGCGCGGCCTCACCCTCGCCTACGAGGACCGTACCGTCGTCGAGGACCTCGACCTGGAGGTCCCGGACGGGAAGGTCACCGTCATCGTCGGCCCCAACGCCTGCGGCAAGTCCACCCTGTTGCGGGCCCTGGGGCGGCTGCTGAAGCCGCGCCGGGGTGCCGTGCTGCTCGACGGGGCGGAGTTGGCGCATGTGCCGACGCGGCGGATCGCGCAGGTGATCGGGCTGCTGCCGCAGACGCCCGTGCCGCCGGAGGGGATCACGGTCGCGGACCTGGTGTCGCGCGGGCGGCAGCCGCACCAGAAGTGGTGGCGGCAGTGGTCCGAAGCCGACGAGACGGCCGTCGCCCACGCGCTGGAGCGCACGGGGACCACCGACCTCGCCGAGCGCCCGGTCGACGAACTGTCGGGCGGTCAGCGCCAGCGCGTGTGGATCGCGATGGCCCTCGCCCAGGACACCGACCTGCTGCTGCTCGACGAGCCGACGACCTACCTGGACATCGCCCACCAGGTCGAAGTCCTGGATCTCGTACGGCAGTTGAACCACGAGCGCGGCCGTACGGTGGTCGCCGTGCTGCACGACCTCAACCAGGCCGCGCGCTACGCCGACCATCTGATCGCCATGCGGGCGGGCCGGATCGTGGCGCAGGGCCCGCCCGCCGACATCGTCACGGCCGACCTCGTCCAGGACGTCTTCGGGCTCGCCTCGGTCGTCGTACCGGACCCGGTGACGGGTGGTCCGCTGGTGGTTCCGGGCCCTCCGGGTGTCCGGCGCCACACGCTCCAGGATGTCCCGGCCCACAGGAAGCCCATAAAGTAA
- a CDS encoding ABC transporter substrate-binding protein, producing MSLRRRGTAAAALALAAALSLTACGGSSDGEGSGAGASAGAADKKDVAKGGKDFADAAKKTAAMGTDAAPGEWPRTIEHAMGETELKAEPKRVVVLDVGELDNVVSLGIKPVGLAPTEGSPELPSYLKKDAGSPKNVGTINSLNLEAIAALKPDLILGSQLRAADKYDELSQIAPTVFSVRPGFTWKENYLLNAAALDKTAQAKEKLAAYEAKADALGKKLGADKPTVSMVRFMPDGVIRLYANASFIGTILKDVGVPRPKNQDIEDLAAEISAENIDQADADYIFTGVYGDPKATDKSAAQSNPLWKNLSAVKSGHAYDVPDETWYLGLGVTAADEVLGDLDEHLTK from the coding sequence ATGTCCCTCCGCCGCCGCGGCACCGCCGCCGCAGCCCTCGCCCTCGCCGCCGCGCTCTCCCTGACGGCGTGCGGCGGTTCCTCCGACGGGGAGGGGTCGGGCGCCGGGGCCTCCGCCGGCGCCGCCGACAAGAAGGACGTCGCCAAGGGGGGCAAGGACTTCGCGGACGCGGCGAAGAAGACCGCCGCGATGGGCACCGACGCCGCGCCCGGCGAGTGGCCGCGCACCATCGAACACGCGATGGGCGAGACGGAGCTGAAGGCCGAGCCCAAGCGCGTGGTCGTGCTCGACGTCGGCGAGCTCGACAACGTTGTTTCCCTCGGCATCAAGCCGGTCGGCCTCGCCCCGACCGAGGGCTCCCCTGAGCTGCCGTCGTACCTGAAGAAGGACGCGGGCAGCCCGAAGAACGTCGGCACGATCAACAGCCTCAACCTGGAGGCGATCGCCGCGCTGAAGCCCGACCTGATCCTCGGCAGCCAGCTGCGCGCCGCCGACAAGTACGACGAGCTGTCCCAGATCGCGCCGACCGTCTTCTCCGTCCGCCCCGGCTTCACCTGGAAGGAGAACTACCTCCTCAACGCGGCCGCCCTCGACAAGACGGCCCAGGCGAAGGAGAAGCTGGCGGCCTACGAGGCGAAGGCCGACGCGCTCGGCAAGAAGCTCGGCGCCGACAAGCCGACCGTCTCGATGGTCCGCTTCATGCCGGACGGCGTCATCCGCCTCTACGCCAACGCCTCGTTCATCGGCACGATCCTCAAGGACGTCGGCGTCCCGCGTCCGAAGAACCAGGACATCGAGGACCTCGCCGCCGAGATCAGCGCCGAGAACATCGACCAGGCCGACGCCGACTACATCTTCACCGGCGTCTACGGCGACCCGAAGGCCACCGACAAGTCCGCCGCCCAGAGCAACCCGCTCTGGAAGAACCTCTCCGCCGTCAAGTCCGGCCACGCCTACGACGTCCCGGACGAGACCTGGTACCTCGGCCTCGGCGTGACCGCCGCCGACGAGGTGCTCGGCGACCTGGACGAGCACCTCACCAAGTAG
- a CDS encoding SCO4225 family membrane protein, which produces MTGTDTDTDSGRSLPRRFPHGRSRPAAGDILALVYLAACVALLIWAIVVSSGDGSDGSMAAVIPLLATAPVSFVWLVLPDGAVTLVVAVVLGGLANAALITWCARALRRGNRPDPTP; this is translated from the coding sequence GTGACCGGCACCGATACCGATACCGATTCCGGCCGATCCCTGCCGCGCCGATTCCCGCATGGCCGCTCGCGCCCCGCCGCAGGCGACATCCTCGCGCTCGTCTATCTCGCGGCCTGCGTCGCCCTGCTGATCTGGGCGATCGTGGTGAGCTCGGGCGACGGCTCGGACGGGTCCATGGCGGCCGTCATCCCTCTCCTGGCCACCGCGCCGGTCAGCTTCGTCTGGCTCGTGCTGCCGGACGGCGCGGTGACACTCGTCGTCGCCGTCGTCCTCGGCGGCCTGGCCAACGCCGCACTCATCACCTGGTGCGCCCGCGCCCTCCGCCGGGGCAACCGTCCGGACCCGACGCCCTGA
- a CDS encoding response regulator, translating into MSLKVLVVDDQGIVRAGFAAVIDAEDDMTVVGEAADGAEAVRLAQELAPDVVVMDVRMPELDGIAATRIITGREDAPRVLVLTTFDLDAYVFDALRAGASGFLLKDVHAAELLAGIRVVAAGESVLAPSATRRLIGHYASGTAPGAGDGSVPRVLETLTGSQRNVLGLVATGLTNAEIAEELGITVGTVKSHVNALLRKLGLRDRVQATILAYDLGLARPNPPGAHL; encoded by the coding sequence ATGAGCCTCAAGGTGCTGGTCGTCGACGACCAGGGCATCGTACGGGCGGGGTTCGCCGCCGTGATCGACGCCGAGGACGACATGACGGTCGTCGGTGAGGCCGCCGACGGGGCCGAAGCGGTCCGGCTCGCCCAGGAGTTGGCGCCGGACGTCGTCGTCATGGACGTACGCATGCCCGAGCTGGACGGTATCGCCGCCACCCGCATCATCACCGGCCGCGAGGACGCGCCCCGCGTGCTCGTGCTGACCACCTTCGACCTCGACGCGTATGTCTTCGACGCCCTGCGCGCCGGAGCCTCCGGGTTCCTCCTGAAGGACGTGCACGCCGCCGAACTGCTGGCCGGCATCCGGGTGGTGGCCGCCGGCGAGAGCGTGCTCGCCCCGTCCGCGACCCGCCGCCTCATCGGCCACTACGCCTCCGGAACGGCCCCGGGAGCGGGGGACGGCAGCGTCCCCCGCGTACTCGAAACCCTCACCGGCAGCCAGCGGAACGTCCTCGGCCTGGTCGCCACCGGCCTCACCAACGCGGAGATCGCCGAGGAGCTCGGCATCACCGTCGGCACCGTGAAGTCCCACGTCAACGCCCTGCTGCGCAAACTCGGCCTGCGCGACCGCGTCCAGGCGACCATCCTCGCGTACGACCTGGGCCTCGCCCGCCCGAACCCACCGGGCGCCCACCTCTGA